GCCCATTTTTCGTTTCTGGAAAGCCTTATGGACGTTCGTCAATTGATTGAAAGCACCCTGTCTGGAATGGGGTACGAGCTTGTAGATATGCAGGCAACGCCACGCGGTGGCATGCAACTGTTCATTGATCGCCTAGATCATTCATCAGGCGGCGTGACAATTGACGACTGTGTAAAGGTAAGTAACCACCTTAGCAATTTGTTCTTAGTTGAAAACGTTAGCTATGAACGCCTAGAGGTGTCTTCTCCTGGCTTGGATCGTCTTTTAAATAAACCAACAGACTTTGAACGGTTTGCTGGCAAAAAAATTAAGGTCAAGTTGCGAGTGGCGGTAGAAAACCACAAAAAAGTGGTTGGTTACTTACAAGGTCTTAAAGACGATGTGTTAACGGTGACTGTGGATGGCAAAGATTGGAATTTGCCAATGCAGCAAGTTGACAAGGTACGTCTAGAACCAGACTTCTAAGTACATACTAAAAAAATAGATGAACACCAAGTTGCCGAATCGTGCAACAGGTGTTTGAACAGAATGGTAATTGTTTATTGAATTGGTGCGAATTTCGCCCGGAGGCAAGACATGAGTCGTGAAATTCTGTTGCTGGTCGATGCGCTGGCGCGGGAAAAGAATGTCGGTAAAGAAGTTGTGTTTGGTGCACTAGAATATGCGCTGGCTTCTGCAACCAAAAAGCGCTACGAAGAAGATATCGACGTGCGTGTCGAAATTGATCGCCACACTGGCGAATACAAGAGCTTCCGTCGCTGGGAAATTGTAGAACGTGATGTGTTCGAATTTCCAAGTAAGCAGATGATGCCGCACGAAATTGAAGAAGATTACCCAGAGCTAACATTGGCACTAGGTGATTATCTTGAAGAGCCACTAGAAGCGATCGAGTTCGGTCGTATTGGTGCGCAAACTGCTAAGCAAGTGATTTTGCAGCGCATTCGTGATGCTGAACGTGAACAGTTGCTAGAAGACTTCTTGGCACGTAAAGAGCATTTGGTGAACGGCGTGATCAAGCGTATGGACCGTAATGGTGCCATCGTTGAAGCCGGTAAACTAGAAGCACTGTTACCTCGCGATCAAATGATCCCGAAAGAGAACTTGCGTGTTGGTGACCGTGTTCGTGCTTTCTTGGCAAAAATCGAGCGTACTAATCGCGGTCCTCAAATTCAATTGTCTCGTACCGCACCTCAATTCATTACTAAGTTGTTTGAATTAGAAGTGCCAGAAATTGAAGAAGGTCTGATCGAGTTAAAAGGTGCTGCTCGTGACCCTGGTGTACGTGCAAAGATTGCTGTGAAAAGCAATGATCCACGTATTGACCCACAAGGTACATGTATCGGTATGCGTGGTAGCCGTGTTACAGCTGTAACAAATGAGCTAGCAGGTGAGCGTGTCGACATTATCTTGTGGTCTAGCGATGCAGCTGGTTTTGTGGTGAACGCCTTGGCGCCTGCAGAAATTAGCCGTATTGCCGTGGATGAAGAAGCGCACAGCATGGATGTAGTGGTCAGCGAAGATCAATTAGCAATTGCGATTGGTCGTGGCGGTCAGAACGTTCGCTTAGCTTCAGAACTAACTGGCTGGCAAATCAACATCATGACCGTTGATCAGGCAGAAGAAAAACATCAAGCAGAATTTGCTGCGATTCGCCAATTGTTCATCGAAGCACTAGATGTCGATGAAGAAGTGGCGGATGTGCTGGTGCAGGAAGGCTTCTCTACACTAGAAGAAGTTGCCTATGTGCCATTGGCTGAAATGCTTGAAATTGATGCGTTTGATGAAGAAACCGTCAATGAACTACGTAGCCGTGCTCGCAACTCATTGTTAACCCGTGCCATTGCTAGCGAAGAACAGCTAGAAGCTGGTGCAGTTGGTTTGCAAGAAGTTGAAGGCGTGGATAGTGATATCGCCCACAAGTTGGTCGAAAAAGGTATTCAAACCCGTGATGATCTGGCCGAGTTGGCAGTTGATGAACTGGTAGAAATTACTGGCATTGACGAGGAAAAGGCAAAAGCCCTGATCCTAAAGGCGCGTGAGCACTGGTTTAATTAAGAGCACTCCGAAATAGGGAGCGGGTATGTCAATTTCAAATGTCGCACAATTTGCTGATGAGCTAAAACTCAAGCCAGAGTTGTTGCTAGATCAGCTTAAAGCGGCTGGGGTCAACAAATCATCTATTAAAGATGAACTATCAGAGCACGATAAATCCCGGTTGCTGGATTATCTACGCCGTCAACACGGTGCAGGTGATGCATCCAAAAAAATTACGTTAACTCGTCGTCAAACGAGTGAAATTCGTCAATCAGATGGTTCTGGCCGTGCTCGTACCATTCAGGTTGAAGTAAAGAAAAAGCGTGTGTTTGAAAAGCGTGAAGCAGTAGTTGAGTCTGCAGTTGAAGCAGCTGCTGAAGAAGCTTTGAATGATGCCGCCGAAGTGGCAGAAGAATTGAGCACTGAGGTTGTTGCAGAGGTAGCTGAAGTTGTAGAGGCAGTTGTTGAAGTGCCTGTAGCCGTTGAAGAGCCTGCGCCAGAAGTGGTCGAAGTAGCTGCTGAACCTGTAGTTGAAGAGGTTGTTGTTGCAACCCCTGAGCCGGTTGTTGAAGCTGAGCCTGTGGTTGAAGCCGTTGCGCCTCAAGTTGAAGAAGTGGTAGAAGCGCCTCCAGTGGTTGTTGCAGAAGAAACAGACACGCGCGCTCGCCCACAAGGAACTCTGCACGTGAAACATTCTATTCTGACGCCAGAAGAAGTTGCTAGCCGCGAAGCTGAAGCTAAGCGCCAGCAAGAGCTACGTGCACGCCAAGACGCCGATCGCCTTGCTCGTCTAGAGCGCGAAGAGCGAATTAAGCGTGCTCAGGCTGCTCAGCAAGAGGCCGCTAATGCGCCAAAAGTTGAACAGGCTAAAGGTAACAAAGATGCCAAACCAGGTGCGAAACCTGCGAAACCAGCTACGCCACAAAAGCCAGCTGCAGCAGTGCAAGCCATGGTGGACAAGAAAGACAACAAACGTGGTGGCCGTGATGACCGTGAAGGTGATGGCGGTAAGAAGCGTGGTGGTCTGAAAGTTCGTGGCGCGACAGACGGTGGTACCGGTGATTGGAGAACGAAGAAGGGTGGCAAAAACCGTCACCAAGCTGATGTTCAACAATTCCAAGCGCCAACTGAACCAATTGTACGCGATATTGCTGTGCCTGAAACCATTACCGTGGCAGAACTTGCTCACAAGATGGCTGTGAAAGCAGCTGAAGTGATCAAGACCATGATGAAAATGGGTTCTATGGTCACGATTAACCAGGTGCTAGACCAAGAAACTGCCATGATTGTGGTAGAAGAAATGGGGCACGTGGCAAAGGCTGCTAAACTAGATGATCCAGAGTCATTGCTAGAAGCAACTGATGGCAACCAGCAAGAGTTTGCTAAATCTCATCGTGCACCAGTGGTGACAGTGATGGGTCACGTTGACCATGGTAAAACTTCGCTACTTGACCATATTCGCCGCGCGAAAGTGGCGTCTGGTGAGGCGGGTGGTATTACTCAGCACATCGGTGCGTATCACGTTGAAACTGAACGTGGCATGATTTCCTTCCTTGATACCCCAGGTCACGAAGCGTTTACCGCTATGCGTGCTCGCGGTGCGAAGGTAACTGACTTAGTTGTGTTGGTGGTTGCTGCGGATGATGGTGTGATGCCTCAAACGATTGAAGCGATCCACCATGCCAAAGCCGCTAATGTACCTATCGTGGTTGCGGTGAACAAGATTGATAAAGCGGAAGCAAACGCAGAGCGTATTCGCCAAGAGTTGACTCAGCACGAAGTGGTGCCAGAGGACTGGGGTGGCGACTCAATGTTTGTTGATGTTTCTGCAAAAACAGGTCTTGGCATTGATAACTTGCTAGAGGCGATTCTGTTGCAAGCCGAGGTGCTAGAGCTAACCGCCTCTCCAGAAGCGCCAGCTAAAGGTATTATTATCGAAGCCCGCTTGGATAAAGGTCGTGGTTCTGTTGCGACAATGTTGGTGACAGACGGTACGCTACGCCGTGGCGATATCGTTCTTGCTGGTGGCGTGTACGGCCGTGTCCGTGCGATGCTAGATGAGAACGGTAAGCAAATTAACGAAGCAGGTCCATCGATTCCTGTTGAAATCTTAGGCTTGTCTGAAGTGCCAAATGCTGGTGAAGATGCAATGGTACTGGCGGATGAGCGTAAAGCACGTGAAATTGCCTTGTTCCGTCAAGGTAAGTTCCGCGATGTGAAACTGGCTAAACAGCAAGCAGCTAAACTTGAAAATATGTTCGAGCAGATGGCTGAAGGCGAAGTGAAAACCTTGCCGTTGATCATCAAAGCAGACGTTCAAGGTTCTTACGAAGCGTTGGCACAGTCACTACAGAAACTGTCTACGCCAGAAGTAAAAGTGAACATTATTCACAGTGCGGTTGGTGCAATCAGTGAATCTGATGTGAACTTGGCAATTGCTTCTGGTGCGGTCATGATCGGCTTTAACGTACGTGCGGATGCACAATCACGCCGTCTGGCTGAAAATAATGGTGTAGATATTCGTTACTACAACATTATTTACCAAGCAGTAGATGATGTGAAATCTGCATTGTCTGGCATGTTGGCACCAGAAAAACGTGAACAAGTAATCGGTATGGTTGAGATCCGCCAAGTATTCGTGATCTCTAAAGTCGGTACGATTGCTGGTTGTTACGTGCATGATGGTGCGGTACGTCGTAACTCTGGCGTACGCGTATTGCGTAATAATGTGGTTATCCACCAAGGTGAACTCGATTCGCTCAAGCGCTTCAAAGATGATGTGAAAGAAGTGAAGAGCAACTTTGAGTGTGGTCTGTCACTGAAGAATTACAACGACCTGAAAGAAGGCGATATGTTGGAAATCTTCGAAGTGGTAGAGGTAGCCCGTTCACTGTAAGTTGCCTAATAGACAATTGCAGTCGGTAACCAAATGACGCCAAAGCTACGGATTTAACCCCGTAGCTTTGCGTTTTTGTAAGATAAGGAATAACTATGTCCAAGCACTATTCGCGTTCTGATCGCGTTGCACAACAATTGCAGCGTGATATTGCCGAATTGATTCGTGCAGAGTTGGATCACCCTAAAGCATCGTTAATCACGATTACTGACATGGAAGTAACGCGTGATTACTCGCATGCCAAAGTGTTTTATACCTTTATGGGTGATGCAGCTGAAACAGTAGAAATTACGGCAAAGTTAGAGCAGGCAAAAGGATTCTTGCGCTCTGAATTGGCACGTGGCATTAAGCTTTTTAAAATGCCTGAATTGCATTTCATTTATGATCATTCGATTGAAAATGGTATGCATTTGGATCGTTTGATTTCTGAAGCGAATCAACAACATAGCGATGATGAGTAATACGCATGAAGCGTAAGATTGATGGCGTTTTGTTGATTGATAAACCTTATGGTTGGTCTAGTAACAAAGCGTTGATGAAAACGCGTTGGTTGTTACAGGCTCAGAAAGCAGGGCATACAGGTGTACTAGATCCTTTAGCAACGGGATTATTGCCTATTTGCTTTGGTGAGGCGACTAAATATGCTCAGCGATGGCTAGATGCTGACAAAGGTTATTTGGCAACTATCTCTTTAGGTCAGACCATGACGACTGGTGACTTAGAGGGTGAGGTGTTGGAAATCAAGCCAGTTACCTGCACGGAAGCAGATGTTCACCGGGTATTAAGCCAGTTTTTAGGGCAAATTTCTCAGGTGCCTCCTCTGTATTCTGCGCTTAAGCACCAAGGTAAGCCGCTTTATGAGTATGCGCGTGCTGGTCAGGAAATTGAAAGACAAGCGCGCACAATTACTATTTATGAGTTACAATTGATATCTTGCCAACTTCCTGTGCTGGAAGTCGCTGTGCGTTGCTCTAAAGGCGCGTACATTCGAACACTAGCAGAGGATATTGGTAAAGCGTTGGGGTGTGGGGCGCATTTATCTGCACTTCGTCGCACAGGTACAGGTGGTTTTGATTTGTCTTCTTCGTATACGATTGAAGCAGTTGAAGCGCTTGATATGGACGCGCGAGAAGCGCTGCTATTACCGGTAGATCTGCTATTAGGCGATTTACCTCAATTGATTTTGCCTGCGGCAGAATCAATTAAGTTGTCTCATGGTCAGGCTGTGCGCCATAACGGTCAACCAGGGCAACAACGGGTATACAACCCTGAAGGAAAATTCATCGGTTTAGGTGAAATTCGTGAAGGTACGTTATATCCGGCGCGCATGATGGGAAACGCCTGAGTTTGGGCTTGGACGCAACCTGTTTGCAGCGGAAAAATTTAATTGACTAGTTATCTTCTTAGATAACCATACTTGGAGAAATAAAATGGCGTTTACCGTAGCCCAAAAAGCAGAAGTTGTTAAACAGTATCAGCGTAAAGATGGCGATACCGGTTCTTCAGAAGTACAAGTTGCTTTGTTGACCGCTCGTATCAACGATTTGACTGGCCACTTCAAAGAGCACAAAAAAGACCACCACTCTCGTCGTGGTTTGTTGCGCTTGGTTAGCCGTCGTCGTAAATTGCTGGACTACCTAAAACGTACAGATCTAGATCTATATCGTTCTCTGATCGAACGTCTAGGTCTGCGTAAGTAATACCTGGCGGTTGACCGCTAGCCTGTATGCCACCCGCCGCTAATGTTAGGGCTGGGTGGCATATTCGTATCGAGGGAAGGGAGTCTCTAATCGTGCCCGGCACCATTTGGGTGACGTGCAGGCTTAGAGTCTTCCTTCGGCAAGGCGAGCCGTTCGGGCATGCCGATACACCGTAGTTTTCGATTCCACTTGATGATGAGTTAGTGATTGATATCAAGCGTTGGGGAAAGAGAATGAACTGTGGTCGGGTTTAATGTGTGAAAGGAAATGTTTTGAAATTACAATTAAGCTCTGTGAAAAAAAGCTTTCAGTACGGCCAACATACCGTAACTTTAGAAACTGGTGAAATCGCTCGTCAAGCAACTGGCGCAGTGATTGCTAGCATGGGCGACACCGCTGTTTTAGTTAGTGTGGTAGCTGCATCTAGCGTCAAACCTGGTCAGGATTTCTTTCCTCTGACCGTTGATTACCAAGAACGTACATACGCTGCGGGTAAAATTCCTGGTGGCTTCTTTAAGCGTGAAGGCCGTCCTAGCGAGAAAGAAATTTTAGTTTCTCGTTTGATCGACCGTCCTCTACGTCCGTTATTCCCAGAAGGCTTCTTCAACGATATTCAAATCGTTGCGACCGTCATGTCTGTTGATCCACAGATCGATCCAGATATCCCTGCAATGTTGGGTGCTTCTGCTGCGTTGGCAATTGCTGGTGTGCCATTTGATGGTCCTATCGGTGCTGCACGTGTTGGTTTTGTGGATGGCCAATATGTATTGTGTCCAACAGTAGACCAATTGAAGAATTCATCATTGGATCTAGTGGTTGCTGGTACTGAAACCGCTGTATTAATGGTTGAGTCTGAAGCAAAAGAATTGCCTGAAGATGTGATGCTTGGCGCGGTTGTATTTGGTCACGAGCAAATGCAAGCTGCGATCAATGCAATCCTAGACTTGGCTGAAGAAGGTGGCAAAGATCTTTGGGATTGGCAAGCAGCTGCTTCTGACGAAGAAATGGAAGCGCGCGTTGCAGGTCTTGCACAAGAAGGCATTGCAAACGCTTATCGTATTCGTAACAAACAAGAACGTTCTCAAGCCCTGTCTGAATTAAAAGAAAAAGTGTTTGCAGAAGTCCTGACTGAAGACATGGGCACCGAACGTGTTAACCAGATCAAGAACATGTTCAAATCGCTAGAAGCTAGCGTTGTTCGTGGTCAGATCTTGGCTGGTGAGCCACGTATCGACGGTCGTGATACACGTACCGTTCGTCCAATCGCTATTCGTTCTGGTGTCTTGCCACGTACACACGGTTCTGTGTTGTTTACTCGCGGTGAAACACAGGCATTAGTGGTTGCTACGCTAGGTACGCCACAAGACGTACAAACAATTGATTCGATCATGGGCGAATACCAAGATCGTTTCATGTTGCATTACAACTTCCCTCCGTACTCTACCGGTGAAGTGGGCCGTGTTGGTACGCCAAAACGCCGCGAAATTGGCCATGGCAACTTGGCTAAACGTGCGTTGAAGGCTGTATTGCCAGCGCAAGAAGATTTCGCATACACCATGCGTGTTGTGTCTGAGATCACTGAATCTAACGGTTCTTCTTCAATGGCTTCTGTTTGTGGCGGTTGTTTGTCACTAATGGACGCAGGTGTGCCACTAAAATCACACGTTGCTGGTGTAGCAATGGGCTTGATTAAAGAAGGCAACCGCTTTGCTGTGTTGACCGATATCTTGGGTGATGAAGATCACCTAGGCGATATGGACTTTAAAGTAGCGGGTACCGATACTGGTGTGACCGCACTTCAGATGGACATCAAGATCAACGGTATTACTAAAGAGATCATGAAAGTGGCATTGGACCAAGCAAAAGCTGGCCGTATGCACATTCTTGGTTTGATGAAAGAAGCCGTTTCTGGTGCTAACGAAGAAGTGTCTCAACACGCTCCTCGTATGTACACCATGAAGATCAATCCGGAAAAAATCCGTGATGTGATTGGTAAAGGTGGTGCAGTGATTCGTGCGCTAACGGAAGAAACTGGCACACAGATCAATATCGAAGAAGATGGTACGATCACGATTGCTTCTGTTGGTGCTGAAGGCGCTGCATTGGCGAAAAAACGTATCGAAGAAATTACCGCTGAAGTTGAAGTCGGCGCAATCTATACTGGCCCAGTAGTAAAACTGCTTGAGTTCGGTGCGATTGTTAACCTAATTCCTAACAAAGATGGTTTGCTACACATCAGCCAGATTGCTCACGAACGCGTGAACAATGTTGCTGACTATGTGAAAGAAGGCGATACCGTTACTGTTAAGGTATTGGAAATCGACGAAAAAGGTCGTGTGAAATTGTCTATGAAGGCATTGTTACCACCTCCTGAGAAAAAAGCACCTGCAGCGCCAGCTGAAGATGCTCAAGGTTAATTGATCGCGCTTGCGAAATTAGCCCTAAGAAAGCCACCAGCAATGGTGGCTTTTTTTATTGGTGCGGTTACTTGTTTAAGGGGAGTTATAATCGAGTTCTTACTTCTGCAATGATTTGCATCGCCTCTCTTAAGCGTGCATGATCTGGGGCTGACGCAAGTGCCATACGGATGCCGGATGGGCTGGGTGTAGCGGTGGTACTAAAAACCCTGTCTGAAGCAACGCGAATACCGTGTGAGAGCAATAAATTAGCAAGAATGTGACTTTGTTGTTCGGTTTGCGTATGTAACCAACGGTGTGGGCTAAAGTGCTCATCTGTTTCAGATTGTCCAATAAACGAATCCGCAATTTGATGCCGCAAATGCATTTCCTTCTTTTGTTTTTGTAGTCGCTTTAATGCGGTGCCTGTCTTCAGCCACTCTTCTGCAATATCTGCTTGTAGCGGGTTTACATACCAACTTGTGCTGTGCCAATGTCCTTCACCAAATGGTAATTGTTTACCTGGATCAAAAATGGCACCAATTCTTAGGCCTGGCGCTACTGTTTTAGATAGGCCACTAATGTAGATTACTTTTTCGGGGCAAATAGAAACCATTGCTGGTTGTGGGTGTTTGGCAAAAGGGCCGTATACATCTTCTTCTATGACGGTGATGGGGTAGCGTCGAATGAGCGCAGCTAAGGCTTCTCTCTCTGCAATCGGCATCGTCATGGTGGTCGGATTATGCAAAGTTGGCATTAGCACCAGTGTACGAATACCGCCTTGTTTTAATTTCTTCTCTAGTTGAATTAAGTCGATCCCCGTTTTAGACATGGGAATGCCGATTAATCGAATGCCTAATTGCGTAGCGACCGTTTTTAAACCTGGGTAGGTAAGGGATTCGCAGAGGATACTTTCTCCTTTGGATACGAAACTAGCGAGTACTTCTGTTAAAGCGTGCTGTGCGCCTGTGCATAGTGTTAAATCGCTTGTATTTACTTTCCCCGTTTGGTGTTGGTGTTCAAACCAATTCGCTAAAGCATCTTTGATTGGTTGCCAATCATCCCATTGTCGATAAGCCATGGTGTGGGCGAGTGATCTGGTTTGACAAAGATGTTGCAGGGTTTCTGATAGATCTTGGTCGTCTGCATGAATCGGATAGGTGCTAACGGATAGATCTATCCAGGTAGATTCATGTTTGGCTAAGGAAAATAATTTCGGTGCTGCATTTGGGTGAGAAACAAAGGTGCCATTTCCCATGGCCGCATAGACTAGATGCTGGCTAATAGCTGTCTTATAAGCCCGGGTGACGGTAGATAAATGTACACCCAATAAATCGGCTAGCAATCTTTGTGGCGGAAGGCGTTCTCCCGGTTGTAGTTTGCCATTTCGAATATCAAATTCAATTGCAGAGACGAGCGCAAGATAGCGAGGTCCTGAATAGGTGCTGAGATCGGGTAACCACATAGCGGATAAACACAATGGATAGAGTATGAACAGTATGAAGCGCTTATAGAGGAATTGTCATGCAGACATTTGCTTTTTTTACTACAAATTGGTTAAGGATAGATGAAAACGTATCCGTTAAATTACCTAGTAGGGTGAATAACTGACTGGCGATTATTGCAAAAAGACGTCGTTTTTGTTTCATTAACTGTTTTTTACAAAGGTGAGACAGATGTTTGCCAATCTGAAAATCTCGACCAAGTTGACGGTTAGTTTTGTTTCTATTGCAGTGCTATTGCTGATTGTGATGGGAATGGGGCTGGGTAGCTTGGGTATATTAAAGTCTGGGATGTCAGATACAGCTGCCGTTGGTGAGCGTGCCCGTACGCTAAGCCAAATGGAAGCAGCAACGATGAATCTCGCCATTGTTGCAAGAGCTTCTGTCTCAGATATGAATAATGAGACGACGGATAAGAACTTGAAAGCCTTATTAGCGGGGATTAATGAGCTTGAAGCCGATGCAAATGCTTATCAAGCGGCTGCGAAAGATACGCAAACACCTGCAGAAGCGGCGATTCTGACAAAGTTGATGGAAAGCAAAGCCAAGATTGTTCCACAGTTTAAAGAGATTCATAAGTTGGTACAGTCTTATCTTCATGGCGAAGGTACGAATGTCTTTCAGACCATTGTCTGGCCTGAAATTCAAAAGCAAAAAACTTGGTACGCTGAGCTTAAAAAGCAGCAAACTGGTTTGTTAAAGGCAACAGAGCAACATGCAATTACGACCTACCAAGCGGCATTTACTGGGCTCTTGGTTGTTTCTGCTATTTCTGTGGTGCTGAGCTTAGTGCTTGGTGTGGTGGTCACCAAAAGTGTGGTGCAACCATTGCGAGATGCGGTGGATGTGGCAGAAAAAGTCGCTAGTGGTGATCTGACTGGTGAGTTGCTGGTTACCCGCAAGGATGAGACTGGGCAATTGTTGCTGGCGCTTCAAAAAATGAAGAAAAGTTTAGCAGCAACCGTGTCTACGGTTTTTGGCGGGGCAAAAGATGTAAAAGAAGCTTCAGCAAGCTTACTGGATGCAACACATGGTTTACAAGTTCGTGTGACATCGCAAGTGGAAGCCACAGCAGCAACGGCTGCTGCGGTGGAGCAAATTACCGATAGTATGAGCAATGTCGCCGATGCTGCGGATGATTTGCGCGCATTATCTGGCAAGAGCTTGCAGGCAACGCAAGAAGGCAGCAATCGCTTGGTGGAATTGACCGCGCAAATTACTTCTGTTGAAAATAGTGTGACGGATATTGCTTCTGCGGTGCAATCATTTGTGGTGAGTACGCGTGAAATTACCGCCATGACGCAGCAAGTGAGAGAGATCGCTGATCAAACCAATTTGCTAGCCTTAAATGCGGCGATTGAGGCGGCGAGGGCGGGTGAACAAGGCCGTGGATTTGCCGTGGTGGCGGACGAGGTTAGAAGGCTGGCAGAAAAGTCTGCGCTATCTGCAAGTAGTATTGATGAAGTGACACAAGAACTGGCGAAGCAATCTACCCGCGTGGCAGAGGTGATTGAAAAAGGCCGTGAAGCGATGGCAGCAGGTTCTGTTGCCGTTGTGAAAGTGTCAGAAACGTTGGCTGCTTCGCGTGATGCAGTTGAACAAGCCAATGCGGGTGTAGACGATATTGCCGCTTCTGTACGAGAACAAAAACAAGCGGCGACTGCAATTGCAATGTCGATGGAAGAAGTGGCGAGAATGTCGGATGAAAATGCATCAACCGTCGCTGCCGCTTCTTCACAAGTAGATGACATGGCTGCGGTGGCGAATCAGCTAGCATCTTCGGTGAGTGTGTTTAAAGTCTAGCTGACGATGGATCACTGAATGAAAGGCCTTGTTGAGAGACAAGGCCTTTTTCTTTTGTGTCGGCAAAATTGTCATGCAGACATTATCGATTTTATGTGCGGGATACTTAGTTCACCCAAACAGAAGGAGATAATCATGCAATGGCCAACCTTAGCGCAATTAGAAGTGGCTGCGAGCATTGTGTATGAATCAATGCCCGCTACGCCACAATATACATGGCAGCAACTAAGCCAACTATTTGGGCGTACGGTTTGGGTGAAGCATGAAAACGTCACTCCATTAGGCGCGTTTAAAATGCGGGGTGGTTTGGTGTATGTAAAAAATTTAGCTGCGCAACAACCAACTGCACGCTTAGTGTCTGCCACCAGAGGCAATCATGGACAGTCGATTGCTTTTGCGGCGGCCAAGTATGGTTTGCCGGTGACGATTGTTGTACCAGAAGGGAATAGTGAGTCTAAAAACCGGGCGATGCGTGCGCTTGGTGCGGATTTGCGCGTGATTGGAGCGGATTTTCAAGCCGCACGAGAAGCTGCTGCCCATATCGCTCAAACCGAAGGCGGTGTGTTGGTGCCTTCGTTCCATCCAGATTTAGTCATGGGGGTGGCCAGCTATGCCTTAGAGTTAATGCGCGCTGCACCTGATTTGGCACGTATTTATGTGCCTATTGGTATGGGCTCTGGCGCGGCAGGTGTGTGTTATGCCAAAGCGGCTTTAGGACATCATGTCGACATTGTTGGGGTAACTTCTGCGCATGCCCCGGCGTATGCTAGAGCGTTTGAAACAGGGGACTGTATACCAATGGAGGTGACTACGCAGCTGGCTGATGGGTTGGCATGTCGTAGTCCAGACGCGAATGCGGTTGCGGTATTACGCAAAGGGTTATCGCGTGTCGTTGAAGTAACTGATGATGAAGTTAAAATGGCGATTCGAACCTTGGCAGAAATGACGCATCATTTGGCTGAAGGGGCAGGGGCCGCATCCATGGCTGCTGCCATGCAAGACCTTCAAGCTAATCGTCTAGATGGTGTTGGCCCTATCGCTATCTTGATGACGGGGGGCAATATTGATTTACCCGTATTAGGTGAAATCTTAAATGCCCCTGTCTCTATTGGTTTGGACGAACATGTGCTGGCTTGATACAGCTACAGCATAGTGGGAGATTGAGATTCTGTCCACGTTGGATATTTCTGCATGACTGCATCAAATACGGGCTGGTTTTGCATTGCACTTAACCACGCCCGTAATTGTGGGTAATTTGCTGCTTCAAACCATACCGGGTCTACTTTAGCAAACTGCCGGATAAATGGAAAAATGGCAAAGTCAGCCAACGTAGGTGTCTCTGCAAGTAGAAAGAGATTGCTGCTTAGGCATGTTTCTAACGCTGTTAAAAAGATCTCTCCCATTTCTCTATGTGTGGTTTGAGGCAAATCCGGATAACGCTCTGGGTATTTATAGCGATCGAGTGACGCTTTAAACT
The genomic region above belongs to Leeia speluncae and contains:
- a CDS encoding threonine dehydratase, producing MQWPTLAQLEVAASIVYESMPATPQYTWQQLSQLFGRTVWVKHENVTPLGAFKMRGGLVYVKNLAAQQPTARLVSATRGNHGQSIAFAAAKYGLPVTIVVPEGNSESKNRAMRALGADLRVIGADFQAAREAAAHIAQTEGGVLVPSFHPDLVMGVASYALELMRAAPDLARIYVPIGMGSGAAGVCYAKAALGHHVDIVGVTSAHAPAYARAFETGDCIPMEVTTQLADGLACRSPDANAVAVLRKGLSRVVEVTDDEVKMAIRTLAEMTHHLAEGAGAASMAAAMQDLQANRLDGVGPIAILMTGGNIDLPVLGEILNAPVSIGLDEHVLA
- a CDS encoding glutathione S-transferase — its product is MNFPVLYSYRRCPYAMRARMALKSANMTVEVREISLRAKPAPMLEKSPKGTVPVLVLANGQVIEQSLEIMHWAISQSADLAWYPSSLRAQIDSLIATNDGEFKASLDRYKYPERYPDLPQTTHREMGEIFLTALETCLSSNLFLLAETPTLADFAIFPFIRQFAKVDPVWFEAANYPQLRAWLSAMQNQPVFDAVMQKYPTWTESQSPTML